Within the Polaribacter pectinis genome, the region TTGATGGTTTTACTTTTTATCAAAAAATAGAAACAGCCAAATAAAGAAAACCATAAAAATATGAGTTTATTAAATTCGGTTCTTTCTAAAAAATAAGCAAAGACAAAGTACAGAATTGTACTTGCTAAAATTAATAAAACATCTTTATATTTTTTAAAAAAAGACATTAAGCTTTCGAAAATATAGATTTGAAAAACACATAACTAAAACCAATAAAAAGCATAAAGTGAAAAGGAAATAAACCAAAATCTCCACCTTCATTACCAACGATAAAAGCACTGTACATACCAAATACAAAATAGAGCGCTAATATTCCTTCTAAAACAACATGAATAGAAGGTTTTTTCTTGATGTATTTGTTGTTTTTCCAACCATCTTTTATGGTTTTTATATTGAATTTTGGAGTTCTAACAAATTCACTTTTCTTACCAAAATGACCTTCTAAAACAGCAATTGTATTGTGTAGAGAAAAACCCATCGCTATTGAGAAAAAGGTAAAAAATGCACCTATATATTTAAAGAAATTCTTAATTCCGCTACCATAAATATTTTTATACATGTGCCAATAACAAATGAAAAATATAATAGAACTAACAATAAAAAAACTCATTACATAAAAGTAATTTTTTAAATGAGCATATTCATTTTTTATATACAGCATTGGTATACTTAAAACGGCAACTAAAAAAATGCACGTAAACATAGAGCTGTTTAGCAAGTGCAATAAGCTATGAATTTTTGTTCTAAAAGGGACGTTTTTACTAGTAATAACACGTCTCATCATTTTCTGAAAATTCTCTGCACCACCTTTATTCCATCGAAATTGCTGCGATCTTGCTGCACTAATAACCACAGGTAATTCCGCTGGAGTTTCAACATTTTCTAAATATTTAAACTTCCAATTTTTTAATTGTGCTCTGTAGCTTAAATCTAAATCTTCAGTGAGTGTATCTCCTTCCCAATTTCCTGCATCGTAAATACATTCTTTTCTCCAAACACCTGCAGTTCCGTTAAAATTTATAAAATGTCCTTTACTATTTCTACCAACTTGTTCTAATGTAAAATGAGCATCTAAAGCAAAAGCTTGAATTTTTGTAAGTGTAGAATAATTTCTATTAATATGACCCCATCTTGTTTGTACAACACCAATATTATCATCCTTAAAATAAGGAACCGTTTGATATAACCAATCTTTTTGAGGTAAAAAATCTGCATCAAAAATGGCGATAAATTCACCTTTTGCAGTTATTAAACCTTCTTTTAGTGCGCCAGCTTTAAAACCTTTTCTATTTGTTCTTTGTATGTGCTGAATATCAATACCTAATTCTTGTATTTTTTTGATGTGTTTTGCAGTAGTAATTACAGATTCGTCTGTAGAATCGTCTAAAACCTGAATTTCTAATTTTTCTCTAGGATATTCTAATTTAGCGATATTTTTAAGCAAACGTTTCATTACATACAACTCATTGTAAACAGGCAATTGTATAGTTATATAAGGGATTTCATCAGCATTATTAAAATCGAATTTTTCTGAATTGTCTTCCTTCTTTTTTGCCTTTAAGTAGTTTATTAATAAGTTTAATTGCGCTAATGAATACATAAAAATAAGCAATAGCGAAACTGAATAAACGAATATGATGATGTACTCTAAAATCATTATTTAAAACTATATTTAAAAATCCAACCTAAAATTTTTACTCCGGCAAAAATACTACCTTTTACGGTACCAGAAACTTTAGAAACTCCAATTCTATTTCTATATTTTACAGGAATTTCAATATAAGATAATTTTTGTTTTAATGCTTTTAATTGCATTTCTACTGTCCAACCATATGTTTTGTCTTCCATTTTAAGGGCTAATAATTTATCATACTTTATAGCTCTAAAAGGGCCTAAATCTGTAAATTTTGCTCCAAAAAACAACTTCATTAAAAAGGTTGCTAACCAATTTCCAAAAACTTGTTGAGGTGTCATAGAACCATTTTCGCGTAATTTTTTTACACGCGCACCAATTACAAAATCTATATTGTTGTTTGTTATTGGATAAATTAATTCTAATAATTGTTCAGGATAATCAGAATAATCTCCATCTAAAAAAACAATAATTTCTGGTTTAGTTTCTTGTTTAGCAATATATTCCATTCCTTTTAAACAAGCATAACCATATCCTTTTCTGTTTTCAGATAAAACTGTAGCACCCGCATTTTTTGCGTTAATTTCTGTGTTATCTGTAGAATTATTGCTGATAACAATTACTTCATCTACAATTTTTGGAATGTCATGAATAACATTTGCAATAGAATTTTGCTCATTGTAAGCAGGAATAATAACTTTAATAATTGGTGTCATATTCATAAATCATTTAGATTATTTTCATCTTTAAAGGATGAAAAATCTGTCCATTCTTTTAATTTTTTGCCATTTTTAAATTTTGATGCTTTTATCAATTTTCGATTTTTATACATCAAACAATATCCGTTTTTTAGATTATTTTCTAACTGACATTTGTGGTCTACATAACCATTTTTATCATAAAATAACCACCAATTATTTTGAATTCCTTTTTTAAAATGACCTTCTTTTATTATCGTAGAATTCAGGCTGTAAAAGTACCAATATTTGCTTTCTAAATTGTTTTTATAACGACCTTCTTTTTTGATGTTTCCATTTTTGTAATAAAATTTCCAATAATCTGTCTTTTTATTATTTAAAAGCCAACCTTCTTGTTTTAATTTTCCGTTTTTATAAAACTCTTTATGATATTTCTTTTGTGCAGAAAGATTAAAACTTATAAAAATAAAAAGGATGTAATAAAGTTTCATTTTAACTATTTAATATTCGGAATTTTATATGTTTAATTGTAAACGGAATACTTATTTCTTGTTTACTAATTCCATTAAATCAACATCATTTCCTAATAAAATATCAGTAGGGTTTATCCTTCCTTCTTCTGGACCATTTTCTAATTTTAAAACTCCTCTTGGACAAACTGCAGAACAAACTCCACAACCAACACAACTAGAACGTATAATGTTTTCACCTTTTTGTGCATAGGCTCTAACGTCTATTCCCATTTCGCAATAGGTAGAGCAATTTCCACAAGAGATACATTGGCCACCATTTGTAGTAATTCTAAATCTAGATTTAAAACGTTGTACAAAACCTAAGTAAGCAGCTAAAGGGCAACCAAATCTACACCAAACACGATTTCCGAAAATAGGGTAGAAGCCAGTACCAATTACACCTGCAAAAATAGAACCTATTAAAAATCCGTAAATATCTTGTATTGTTTGTGTTTTAATACCTAAAACTTCACTTGCTCCAGAGAAGAAAGTATATAGAGCAAAACCAGTCATTACCAATGCAAAAATTAATACAGAATGAATAACAATACGTTCTACTCTCCAAGAAAGTAACGTTTTACTAGATAATTGTCTGTAAGGATCTCCTAAAGTTTCTGCCAATCCTCCACAACCGCAAACCCAAGAACAATACCATCTTTTTCCGAAGAAATAAACCATTACTGGAACCACAACTATAGTTAAGACAATACCCCAAACTAAAATGAATAAACCAAAAGTTCCGCTAGAGAGTAGTTCTTCTAAATTCCATTTAAAGAAGAAGTCGTAATCTAAAGGAAATGCATTTTTGAAATCGTACCATGGCTTTTCGAAACGAACTAAAATTTCTGGAATTAAAAACGCAAAAACTATCTGGAAAAATAAAACCGAAGTTGTTCTTAATATTTGATATTTATTATGACGGTATTTTATATACATTCTAATTGCCATTACTGTCATTACAGTACAATACAAAAATCCATATAAAAACCATTGACTAGCAGAATTTCCACTTAAGGATTCGCTAATTGGGTCTACTAAATACACCCAATTTACTATTAAATCTGGGTAAAAATAAAGCAGAATATAAAACCCAACCAAAAAGATAAATGCAAACCAGCCAATCCAACCTCTATTAGTTGCCGCTTCTAGAAATATTCCGTCATTTTTTATTCCAGGTGGACCTAAAATTATAACATTAGGCACTATAAACATTAACGCACCAATGACACCTAAACCAAAAGTTAAAAACCAGTATAATCCTTTGTTTTCTGGAATGCTGCCAATTCCTGCTGCTTTTATAAATTGGTAAGATAAACTATGTGGTTTGTCCCAAATAACTTTGTCCCATTCTTTATTTTTTCTATGAATTTTATTGGCAGTTTCTACTGAAGTAGTAATTTCTGAAGAAAGTTTAAATGTACCTGTAAATTCTTTATCTACTATTTTTGTTTTTAATGAGTTGATAAACCATTCGCTTTTTATGCCTTTATTTTTAATTGTTGAGTTAAAAATTTCTGAAGTTACATTGAATTTTCCTATAAAAATCAGGGATGTAAATGCTAATAAGCCTATTAAAAAGACAATTAATCCTATTTGTTTTATTAATTTCATCTTCTTAAGCTTTTGTAAAAATTCGTGTCCAACTTTTCTTCTTTAACTGAATATTTGCATTATTTTCTAAATTGAATTTTGCTACAATTTCTGCTTCATGTAGTTTGTAAAATTCAGGATCGAAATTAGCATCTGCTAAATATTCTAATACATGTTCTATTGATTTTTCTTGGGTTAACCAACTGTCAAAGATTTCATGGCGCATTCGTATACCAAATGTATTTATTCCTAAAAATTGATTTGTGTTTTTATCAAAAGAAATAGTAATACATTTATTTTCTGTTGGATGTTGCCATTGAAAATACGCTTCATTTTCTTTTTTATTACGCTCGCTAAAAACCCAACCATAAGTTTGATATTCAATATCTAAAAACTTTGCAGAATTAAACCAATGACCTGGATTATACTCCGTTTTTTTGTTACAAATGGTTTGAGCAAGTGCTTCTCCCATCATTCTTCCAGTATACCAAACAGCTTCA harbors:
- a CDS encoding cellulose synthase family protein, coding for MILEYIIIFVYSVSLLLIFMYSLAQLNLLINYLKAKKKEDNSEKFDFNNADEIPYITIQLPVYNELYVMKRLLKNIAKLEYPREKLEIQVLDDSTDESVITTAKHIKKIQELGIDIQHIQRTNRKGFKAGALKEGLITAKGEFIAIFDADFLPQKDWLYQTVPYFKDDNIGVVQTRWGHINRNYSTLTKIQAFALDAHFTLEQVGRNSKGHFINFNGTAGVWRKECIYDAGNWEGDTLTEDLDLSYRAQLKNWKFKYLENVETPAELPVVISAARSQQFRWNKGGAENFQKMMRRVITSKNVPFRTKIHSLLHLLNSSMFTCIFLVAVLSIPMLYIKNEYAHLKNYFYVMSFFIVSSIIFFICYWHMYKNIYGSGIKNFFKYIGAFFTFFSIAMGFSLHNTIAVLEGHFGKKSEFVRTPKFNIKTIKDGWKNNKYIKKKPSIHVVLEGILALYFVFGMYSAFIVGNEGGDFGLFPFHFMLFIGFSYVFFKSIFSKA
- a CDS encoding 4Fe-4S binding protein is translated as MKLIKQIGLIVFLIGLLAFTSLIFIGKFNVTSEIFNSTIKNKGIKSEWFINSLKTKIVDKEFTGTFKLSSEITTSVETANKIHRKNKEWDKVIWDKPHSLSYQFIKAAGIGSIPENKGLYWFLTFGLGVIGALMFIVPNVIILGPPGIKNDGIFLEAATNRGWIGWFAFIFLVGFYILLYFYPDLIVNWVYLVDPISESLSGNSASQWFLYGFLYCTVMTVMAIRMYIKYRHNKYQILRTTSVLFFQIVFAFLIPEILVRFEKPWYDFKNAFPLDYDFFFKWNLEELLSSGTFGLFILVWGIVLTIVVVPVMVYFFGKRWYCSWVCGCGGLAETLGDPYRQLSSKTLLSWRVERIVIHSVLIFALVMTGFALYTFFSGASEVLGIKTQTIQDIYGFLIGSIFAGVIGTGFYPIFGNRVWCRFGCPLAAYLGFVQRFKSRFRITTNGGQCISCGNCSTYCEMGIDVRAYAQKGENIIRSSCVGCGVCSAVCPRGVLKLENGPEEGRINPTDILLGNDVDLMELVNKK
- a CDS encoding glycosyltransferase family 2 protein — encoded protein: MTPIIKVIIPAYNEQNSIANVIHDIPKIVDEVIVISNNSTDNTEINAKNAGATVLSENRKGYGYACLKGMEYIAKQETKPEIIVFLDGDYSDYPEQLLELIYPITNNNIDFVIGARVKKLRENGSMTPQQVFGNWLATFLMKLFFGAKFTDLGPFRAIKYDKLLALKMEDKTYGWTVEMQLKALKQKLSYIEIPVKYRNRIGVSKVSGTVKGSIFAGVKILGWIFKYSFK
- a CDS encoding toxin-antitoxin system YwqK family antitoxin, yielding MKLYYILFIFISFNLSAQKKYHKEFYKNGKLKQEGWLLNNKKTDYWKFYYKNGNIKKEGRYKNNLESKYWYFYSLNSTIIKEGHFKKGIQNNWWLFYDKNGYVDHKCQLENNLKNGYCLMYKNRKLIKASKFKNGKKLKEWTDFSSFKDENNLNDL